The Ranitomeya imitator isolate aRanImi1 chromosome 6, aRanImi1.pri, whole genome shotgun sequence genome window below encodes:
- the LOC138642619 gene encoding uncharacterized protein, translated as MSDHLQFTPTQRVLFNWLLSRRFGHPYPVIVDPRRRSRRMWVHPLLTKRLTKGHFHRLYTALREHPDKFYLYCRMSIQTFDRLLEILRPGITFQDTRLRKAISAEERLLLTLRFLSTGLSFAGLHLEFLIGRSTISGIVRLTCRQIWDRLKDLVMPEPKQADWLQIARGFKVNCDFPNCIGAVDGKHIRVRKPPNSGSQFYNYKQFFSVVLLAVVDSNYRFIIVDIGAYGRTGDSRVFNSSIMGRRLGENQLDLPPPQQLPGSTAEALPFFFVGDEAFQLTRHVMRPYPRRNLDHRRRIFNLRLSRARRLVECTFGILVAKWRVLQTAMQLSEATVNEVIKASVILHNYTRIHDCFSDGNDEHMLRSVSSPTPHGPPPRRPLSGIKVRDVLTNYFVSPQGSTPWQDYAVSQL; from the exons atgtctgaccacctgcagttcaccccaacgcagcgtgttttgtttaactggctattgtctcgtcggtttgggcacccataccctgtgattgtggatccgcgaaggaggagcagaagaatgtgggtgcatcctcttctgactaaacgcctcactaaaggccattttcatcggctatatacagctctgcgggaacatccagacaagttttatctgtactgtcgcatgtctatacaaacctttgacagattgttggagatattacgcccaggaataacatttcaggacacaaggctgcgcaaagccatctctgctgaggagcgtcttctcctcacgttacg atttctgtccactggattgtcctttgcaggtctccaccttgaatttttgattggccgctccaccatttctggcattgtgcggttaacctgtcgccaaatatgggatagacttaaggaccttgtgatgcctgagcccaaacaggctgattggctccaaatagcccgtgggttcaaggtcaattgtgacttcccaaactgcattggagcggtggatgggaaacatattagggtacgtaagccgccgaactctggctcccaattctacaactataagcagtttttctctgtagttctgttagctgtagttgacagtaactacaggtttataattgtagatattggggcctatggacgaactggagactctagggtcttcaattcgtctataatgggtcggcggctaggtgaaaaccagttagacctcccaccaccacaacaactcccaggctccactgcagaagcactgccttttttttttgttggagatgaggccttccaactcaccagacacgtcatgaggccttatccccggcgcaacctggaccaccgtcggaggatatttaatttgcgcctttctagggcgcgcagactggtggagtgcacctttggtattctggtggccaaatggcgtgtcctacagactgccatgcagctcagtgaggctacagtcaatgaagtaatcaaagcatctgtaattttgcacaactatacccgcatacatgattgcttctcagatggtaatgatgaacacatgttgcgtagtgtcagtagtccaacaccacatggcccacctccgcgccgtcccctttctggtatcaaagttagggatgttttgaccaattattttgtttctcctcagggttctactccctggcaagattatgctgtttctcagttgtga